The Deltaproteobacteria bacterium genome window below encodes:
- a CDS encoding acyl-CoA dehydrogenase: MDFGFSEEQELLRKSAADFLTKECPISYVRQMMEDDRGYADELWNKMAELGWTGLIYPEEYGGSGLSIVDLVVVLEEMGKTSLPGPFFSSACLGGLAILEAGSAEQKQKYLPDIAAGKSKATLAFLEENARWDDQGINLKARKGKKNYSLSGVKLFVPDAHVADTIVCAIRTSEGITLFAIDRQQAGVSTRLLKTMDQTRKLCEVTFDKVTLGPESVLGAAGQGGEALKRIIDRSKVALCAEMCGGAQKVLDMTVEYAKIREQFGRPIGSFQAIQHKCANMLVQVESAKSATYYAAWAVSNNIPEAPLAAAMAKAYCSDAFRQVTAEGIQVHGGIGFTWEHDIHIYFKRAKGSEVTFGDATWNRELVAQHTLDAPAA; this comes from the coding sequence ATGGACTTTGGATTTAGCGAAGAACAGGAGCTGCTGCGGAAATCCGCGGCTGATTTTTTGACGAAGGAATGCCCAATTTCCTATGTCCGTCAGATGATGGAAGATGATCGTGGCTATGCTGACGAACTGTGGAATAAAATGGCCGAGTTGGGCTGGACTGGGCTGATCTATCCAGAAGAATATGGCGGTTCTGGTCTGTCGATTGTTGATTTAGTTGTTGTCCTGGAAGAGATGGGTAAAACTTCTTTGCCTGGGCCGTTTTTCTCTTCGGCCTGTTTAGGTGGGCTAGCGATTCTCGAAGCTGGCAGTGCGGAGCAGAAGCAGAAGTATCTCCCTGACATTGCGGCAGGAAAGAGCAAAGCGACACTGGCCTTTCTCGAAGAGAATGCCCGCTGGGATGACCAAGGGATCAATCTCAAGGCGCGCAAGGGCAAGAAGAACTATAGCCTTTCTGGCGTCAAACTCTTTGTGCCAGATGCGCATGTGGCTGATACGATCGTGTGTGCTATCCGCACGTCCGAGGGGATTACCTTGTTTGCCATTGATCGTCAGCAAGCAGGGGTGAGCACCCGGCTGCTTAAGACCATGGACCAGACACGCAAGTTGTGTGAAGTCACATTCGATAAAGTCACTCTTGGTCCAGAGTCGGTACTGGGTGCCGCTGGCCAAGGGGGAGAGGCCCTGAAACGTATCATTGATCGCAGCAAAGTCGCGCTGTGTGCTGAGATGTGCGGCGGCGCACAAAAAGTGCTCGACATGACCGTCGAGTACGCCAAGATTCGTGAGCAGTTCGGTCGTCCTATCGGCTCGTTCCAGGCGATTCAACACAAATGCGCCAACATGCTCGTACAGGTTGAAAGTGCCAAATCTGCCACCTATTACGCAGCGTGGGCGGTTTCGAATAATATCCCGGAAGCTCCGCTAGCTGCGGCGATGGCCAAGGCGTATTGCAGTGACGCCTTTCGGCAAGTCACGGCAGAAGGCATCCAGGTGCATGGCGGCATCGGCTTTACCTGGGAACACGACATCCACATCTATTTCAAACGTGCCAAGGGTTCGGAGGTCACGTTTGGTGATGCGACGTGGAATCGTGAGTTAGTGGCGCAGCATACTTTGGATGCGCCTGCGGCGTAG